The sequence CAAGGAAAAATTACCGTGAGTACACAGTCGTCACCCCCAGAGACAACTGAAACCCCGACTCCAGACTCCGCCTCAGAGAATCAACCCTCTGATCGCGGAATGACAGAGTATTATCAACTCCAACGCAACCTGTACTTGGTCATGTTGGTGATTACGGGAGTGATTTTTGTTTCTGTCTGGGTTGCCTACTCAGGTCAAACCGCTCTCAATTACTTATTGGGAGCATTAGCGGGACTCCTTTACTTTCGGCGCTTGGCGCGGGATATTGAAGGCTTAGGAGTGCAACAAGGACGTATGGGGTTTGGCAGTGGTCGCCTTGCCATTTTTGTGGCAGTGATTGTTCTTGCCAGTCAACTGCAACGCCTTGCCATCCTCCCCGTCTTTTTGGGGTTTATGACGTATAAAGCAGCCATTGTGATTTACGTCGTGCAAACGACCCTGTTCCCCCAACGGGAATAAACTCAGCACGAGCGTAACCATTTAATGTTCGATTACGGGGAAATTTGCTCCATGACCTTGCTAGACGGTTTAAACGTCATCCCTGCTTTCCCCCTTGCTGAACTAGAAGTTGGGGAGCACTTTTATTGGGAAATTGGGAATTACACCGTTCACGGACAGGTTTTTCTAACCTCTTGGGTTGTAATTGCCCTGTTGTTAATTGCCAGTTTTCTAGGGACTCGTAACTTAGAGCGAGTGCCCAGTGGCATCCAGAATTTTCTAGAATAT comes from Halothece sp. PCC 7418 and encodes:
- a CDS encoding ATP synthase subunit I — its product is MSTQSSPPETTETPTPDSASENQPSDRGMTEYYQLQRNLYLVMLVITGVIFVSVWVAYSGQTALNYLLGALAGLLYFRRLARDIEGLGVQQGRMGFGSGRLAIFVAVIVLASQLQRLAILPVFLGFMTYKAAIVIYVVQTTLFPQRE